The Actinomycetota bacterium region AGCCGCCGGGGAACACGTGCGGCCGGACGACGAACGAGTCGGTCGAGACCGCGATCCGAGCGCCGTCGATGCCGAGCACCGCAGCGTCGCCGAGGGTGGCGAGCGCGGGGTTGTCGAGCATCGGCACGAACACGCCCTCGACGAGTTGGCGCGACGCCTTCCCACCGGCACCGTGGGACATGGTGATGTGCTCGTCGGTGAACCGGGGGCGGCGACGGCGCATGTCCTCGATGCGCTCGATCACCTCTTCCTCGGTGAACTGCTTGGGCACGGGACCTCCCCCGACCGGTCGGTATCAGGCGTGGACGGGCAGCCGCTTCTTCGCGTACCTGCCGTAGTTGTAGTAGGCCGCGCACGCGCCCTCGGACGACACCATGCAGGTCCCGATCGGGGTCTCGGGCGTGCAAGCCGTGCCGAAGACCTTGCACTCCCACGGCTTGAGCACGCCCTTGAGCACCTCACCGCACTGGCACGACTTGGGGTCGGCGACGCGGACGCCCGGCATCTCGTAGCGCTGTTCGGCGTCGAAGTCGGCGTACGCGTCGGAGAGCCGCAGCGCGGAGTGGGCGATCGAACCCAGCCCGCGCCACTCGAAGTACGGACGGAGCGCGAACACCTCGCCCATCACCCCCAGCGCACGCGGGTTGCCGTCCCACGGCACGATGCGCGCGTACTGGTTCTCGACCTCGGCACGCCCCTCGGCGAGCTGAGCCATGATCATCTCGATCGACTGCAGCACGTCGAGGGGTTCGAAGCCGGCGGTCACCACCGGCATGCCGTGCTCCCGCGGCACGAACTCGTACGGCCGGCACCCGATCACGGTCGAGACGTGGCCGGGACCGATGAACGCGTCGAGGCGCAGGTCGGGCGAGTCGAGGATGGCCTTCATGGCCGGGATGATGGTGACATGGCTGCAGATGACCGAGAAGTTGTCGATCCCCTCGCGGCGGGCCCGGACCAGCGTCAGGGCGGTCGACGGAGCGGTGGTCTCGAACCCGATCGCGTAGAAGACGACCTGGCGGTCGGGGTTCTCGCGCGCGATGCGCAGGGCGTCCAGCGGCGAGTAGACCATGCGGATGTCGGCCCCCCGCGCGTTGGCGTCGAGGAACGACCCGTGGCTGCCGGGCACACGCATCATGTCCCCGAAGCACGTGAGGATCACCTCGACGTGCTGCTCGGCGAGCACGACGGCATCGTCGACGCGACCCATCGGGATGACGCAGACGGGACAGCCAGGTCCGTGGACGAGTTCGACGTTCTCGGGGAGGAAGTCGTGGACCCCGAACCGGTAGATGGCGTGGGTGTGGCCGCCGCAGACCTCCATGATCTTGTAGTGGCGTGCCGGGTCCGCCAGCGATGCGATGCGTGCGGCCAGGGCACGAGCCAGTTCGGGGTCGCGGTACTCCTCGACGAACCTCACGCGTCGCTCCCCTCCGTCAGCTTCTTCAGCGCCACCTGCGCATGCACGAGCACGCGGTCACCGGGGACCACCGGCTCGACCAGCTCGATCGCGACGAGCTCCTCACCGCCATCGTCGGCCCGGCAGCGTGCGTCGTGCTGGCTGACCTCGATGACCGTGAGGGCCATGGCGACATCCCCGCAGGTGATGCAGACGTCGCGGTTCACCTGATCCTCGATGCGGTGATGTCATCGGAATGTATGGCCGGGTCGGGTGCGGTGGCTACCTCCCTGCGGTCAGCGGGGGCGCTGAGCGCGAGGGCCGGCTGCGCGCGAGCTCGGCTCGACACTCGTCACGACCGCACCGGCCCACGGCCAACTCGAACTGGTCGCGAAGCCGAGGAGGATCCGTCGCCGCTCGTCGTGCACTGCGAGCCGATCGTGGAAGAGCGCATCATCGACCACCGGGATGCCCGCCGCTCGCAGCGGTGTGAGGTCCGGGGCAGGGGGCACGTGCTCGGCCGCGTCGTGGAAGCTCGTCTCGAGGATGCCGAGCAGTCGACCGATCGCTGCGCGCGCGGTCTTCACCGCGGCCGCGTGCGGGCGGGCGTCTTCACGGACGGCGGTGATGGTGATCGTGAGCGCTTCATCGAGCGCCGTCACGCTCAGGGCGAACTCGTCGCTGCGATCAGGGCTGTGGAAGAAGTGCAGGATCGGGTAGGTGAGGTGGCGCTGCGCGGTGCGGTTGATGTCGGCGGCGAAGCTCATCAGCGGCGCGTCTAGGAAACGCAGCGAGGACCCGTCCCACACGGACACGAGCAGCTCCTGCGCCGTGCTGCCGAGGCCCGTTATCGTCGCCGCCTGCTGTCGCCGTTCCGTGACCGCCGTCACCACGGGGATGGAGTAGGTGATGGCGAGCGTGGCCATCGCCAGGCCGTTGGCCACCGACAGCCCGGTCGCGAACTGCCACACCCGACCGCTGGGGCGGAAGTCCCCCACGCCCAGGGTGAAGACGGTGTAGCCCGCGAAGTAGACCCGGTCCCAGCCATCCGCAGGTCGCCCCGAAGCCGTCGCGACGACGGCGTCGACATCGGCCGAGAACACCAGCCACCAGCCGACCCACAGCATCGACATCCAGATGAGGATGGTCGTCACGAGGATGGCCGGCCCGGCCGCGGCGACGATGCGCGAGTGGGGACCCGCCCCGATGCGCTTCGCGAGCCACCACAGCCCCCCACCGACCCGCGCGGTGAGCGGTCCGGCCGCGGAGTTGGCGACCAGTGTCGTGGAGATCGCGTCGTAGACGACCACCGCGATCAGGGCGACTCCGGCGATCAGCATCCAGATCTGCACGCCCCGACGCTAGCGAGGACCACCGTCCCGCCCTGGTTCATCCCCGGTGCTTTCGGGCACGCGCCCGACGGGATCAGCTGGGGGACGGCTCGACGAAAGCGACACAGCAGCGGCCCTCGCACGGGTCGAGCCGGGCCTCGAGGGGGGCTCCCGCGGCCTCGACCACCGCCCCGAGCATCGCGAGGTTCATGCCGCAGACCAGGTCGCGATGCTCGGTCGCCAGCCGGTGGAACGGACAGTTGCGGAGGCGGATCACCCCGTCGTCGTCGTAGGGCTCGTAGCCCTGCGCCGTCAGACGTTCGAGCACGTCGTCCGGCCCGTCGTCGGCCACCAGCTCCCGACCGAGCTCGGCGGCTGCGCGGTGGACCGCTTCGCGGACCGCGCCGCTCGCATCGGTCTCCGCGGCACGGGCGAGCAGTTCCGCGGCGAGTCGGTAGTCGCGAGGCGGCAGGCTGACCGCGAACTCCGCATCCGCACGTTCGTAGCGCTTGGCCGGGCGCCCCGCACCCGGTCCTCCCCGACCCTCCGGTCGAGCGAACGACGCGATCAGCAGCCCCTCCTCGACCAGCTTGTCGAGGTGGTAGGCGACGGTCGAGCGGTCCAGGTCGAGCGCGGCGCTCGCCGCATCGCGCGTGACCGCAGTCCCGGCCGTCGCGACGTGCTCGTAGAGACGGCGGCGGGTCGGGTCGTCGAGGCTGCAGAGCGGATCGAGCTGCGTCGGATCGAGTGTGCGGGGCGAGATCCGGTCGTCCACGAGCCACCTTCTATAGAGAAACAAACTTGACGTTAGAGCGAGGCCCTTCTAACGTGAGTGCATCTTCATCTTACAACAGGAGGCGACATGCCACCGCTGACCGCTCCGACCCGTCCCACCTCCGACCCCGCCCGGCTCGCCAACCCGGTCGTCCAGGCGTTCCTGATCCTGCGCGTCGGGTTCACGCTCGCACCGATCCTGTTCGGACTCGACAAGTTCGTCGAGGTGACCGCGGATTGGTCGACCTACCTGTGGTCGGGGGTCGCCGACGCCGTGCCGGGCTCGGCCGATCAGATCATGCTGGGCGTCGGCGCGATCGAGATCGCGGCCGGCATCCTCGTCGCGGTGCGGCCCCGCATCGGCGGCTACGTGGTCGCCGCCTGGTTGGCGGGGATCATCGTCAACCTGCTCCTCGTCGGCGAGTTCCTCGACATCGCGTTGCGCGACTTCGGCCTGTTCCTCGGAGCGCTCAGCCTCGCCCGACTGGCGACACTGTTCGGCGGCACGAGCGCGCCCGAGGCGGTCCGCCAGTGACCTCGACGCTGGCACACCGCCAGCTCGACGGAACGGACCGGGAGGGCGGGGGCGCACCTCGGGTCCACGCCCGCCCCATCGACATACCCAAGGCCACGGCGGCGGTCGCCGAACTGCTCGACGCTCTCGGTCTCGACCGCAGCGACGAGGGCCTGGCCCGGACTCCGGCGCGGGTGGCGCGGATGTTCGCCGAGCTGCTGACGCCCGAGACGTTCCGTGCCACCACCTTCCCCAACGATGCGGGCTACGACGAACTCGTCCTCGTGTCCGACATCCGCTTCACCGCGCTGTGCGAGCACCACCTGCTGCCGTTCCGTGGCGTCGCGCACGTCGGCTACCTCCCGGGCGCCCGCATCATCGGCCTGTCCAAGCTCGCGCGGCTGGTCGAAGCCCACGCACGTCGACCGCAGTTGCAGGAGCGGATGACCACCCAGATCGCCGACTGGTTGCGCGAGCACGTCGCCCCGAGGGGGGTCGGCGTGGTCATCGACGCCGAGCACCTCTGCATGAGCATCCGAGGCGTGCGCACCGCGGGGGCTCGGACCGTGACTTCGACCCTGTACGGCCTCGTGCGTGAGGACCCCGCCGCACGCCAGGAGTTCCTCACGCTCACCCGACGGACCTGAAGGAGGCGACCATGCCCAGTAGCCCCACAGCCATCGTTGTCATCGGAGGCGGCCTCGCCGCCGCGACGGCGGTCGGGACCCTGCGCGACGAGGGCCACGAGGGCACCATCACGCTCGTCACCGAGGAGCCGGAGCGTCCCTACGAGCGACCGCCGCTATCGAAGAAGGTGCTGATCGGCGACGACCCGCCCGATGTCGCGTACGTCCACCCGGCCAACTTCTACGACGAGCACGGCATCGCCTTGTTGACGGACGACGCGGCGACGACCATCGACCGCAACGCTCGCGCCGTGACCACCCGCTCCGGCCGCCACCTCCGCTACGACCGTCTCCTGATCGCGACCGGCGCAGCGCCCCGCCGGCTGCCCGGCAACGACCTGGCACGCGTCGTGACGCTGCGCACCATGGCCGAGGCGATGTGGCTGCGCGACTCGTTGGCCGACGTGACCCACGTGACGGTCGTCGGCGCAGGCTGGATCGGTTGCGAGGTCGCCGCCGCGGCCCGGACCGTCGGGACCGACGTCACGATGGTCGACCCGCTACAGGTACCCCTCCAGCGGGTGCTCGGCGAGCACATCGGATCGGTCTTCGCCGGACTGCACCACGACCACGACGTGGACCTACGGCTCGGTGTCAGCGTCGACGAGATGAGGGGCGACGGGCACGTCGCCCAGGTGCGGCTGAGCGACGGATCGAACCTCGACACCGAGCTCGTCGTCGTCGGCATCGGCGTCGTCCCCCGCACCGAGCTCGCCGCACAGGCAGGTCTCGACGTCAGGGACGGGATCCTCGTCGACGCCTCGCTCGCCACCAGCGACCCGCGGATCCTGGCAGCGGGAGACGTCGCGAGCGCCTGGCATCCCCGCTACGGACGTAACGTGCGCGTGGAACACTGGGCCAACGCGCTCAACCAGGGCCGCACGGCGGCACGCAACCTGCTCGGGGCGGGGGATGTCTACGCGCGGCTCCCGTACTTCTTCAGCGACCAGTACGACCTGGGACTCGAGTTCGTGGGTCACACCGCCGAGGCGGACGACGTCGTCGTGCGTGGCGACCTCGATGCGCGGGAGTTCACGGCGTTCTGGACGGCGTCCGATCGCGTCGTGGCGGCGATGGCCGTCAACACCTGGGGCGTCGTCGAGGATCTCGAGGCCATCATCGACAGCGCGGCCCCGCTGGATCGCCGCCGACTGGTGGATGCCGACATCCCCCTGCGGGAGCTCTCGCCGCTCGCGAGCTGACGCCGCCGGCCGCCCCAACACATCGGCGTCGTCGACGCGTTCCGGGCGCAGGCGTGGGGAGCCGCCGTTCCCGGTCGCGCTGGGGGGGCGACCGGCTACCCTCCTCGTACGCCGAGCCCGGACACCGTCCGGGACGGGGGACCCAAGGTTCTGGGGCGAGTCCCGGCGCGAGCCGGGTAGGGCGGCCCTCCGGCCCGAGCCCGTCAGCTAACCCCGTAGGCGCGAGGAGGACGCCGGCCACTCGGCTCCTCGACCTAGCCCCGCGGTAGCTGCCGCGGCCGTCCCGCCGCCCTGCGCGAGCGAGGAGCGAACGTGACCCTCGGAACCACGATCGTCGTCCCGATCGCCAACCCGTCGTCGATCCGACGGCTGCTCGAGATGGCGGCGCCGATCGCCGCGCCCGACGCGGGACGCGTCGTACCGCTCACCGTCTTGCGCCCCGATGCGGATGCGGATGAGCGGGCGCACGCCTGGCGTGGCCTGGCTGACGCCGAAGCCTTGGGGCAGGAACTGGGCATCTCCGTCCGAGGCCGCGTCATCGAGTCGTCCGATGTCGCCAAGGGCGTCCTCGAAGCGATGGGGGAGCTCGAGGCGACGCTGGTCGTGATGGGCTGGCGCGGTCGCAGCTCCACGAGCAACATCTTCGGCGTGCTCATCGACACGATCGTCGGTCGCTCGGCGGTGCCGCTGGCGGTGGTGCGGCTGGGCACCGAGCCGGTACGTCGGATCGTGCTGCCGGTCAGCGCCGACCACCTGCTCCCCGGCGGTGGCCGGGGGCTCGGACTCGCTGCCGAGATCGGTCGCCGGTTGGATGCGGCGTCTCCCGAACCGATGACCGTGCTGCGCACGGGACCGCGTGAGGTCGAGCTGCCCGAGGAGGTCGAGCGTCTCGCCGACCGCGTGCATCACGACCCCCGCCGCACAGACGATGCCGTCGGAGCGTTCGCCCGCCCCGACGATGCCGTGGTGGCGGCGGTCGCCCCGACCGTGTCGGGACTGCGCGCGGCCACCACCCACCTCGCCTGGTCGGCTCCGGAGTCGACGCTCGTCGTCGCGATCGACGTGGGCCCCACTCCCCAGGATGGTCTCGCGTCAGCCGTGGAAGGGGCGGGGCGGCCCGCCCCGCGCCAAGCCGAGCAGCCGGTAGGGCGCACCGTGCGGATCGTGGTGACCGCCCGGATGCCGGATCAGAGCTCGACGCGAGCCGACGATCTCGAACGGGTGCTTCGGGGTGCCGGGGCGACCGAGCACGTGATGGCGTGGTGGCCCGCATCCGATCCGCATCCGCACGTGCGGGCGACGGTGACCGTGCGAGCATCGTCGGTGAACGCGGCGATGTCCGCGGTCATGGTCGCGGTGCACGAGGCGCCGGCGTTCCGGGGCGCCGAGATCAGCTACGACGTGGACCGCGCGAGCCAGCTCTGAGTCCGGTGAGGACGGGGTCGCGGAAGCGGCCTGGGCACTCAGGCTGTGCTACCGCTTCGCTACTTGAGCACTAGGCCACCAAAAGTGCCCTAGCCGGCGCCGCGACCGACGGGCCAGAGCAGGACCGGGATGGTGCGCAGGAGGAGCACGACGTCGCGCCCCACCGATGGGTTGCGCGCGTAGTCGAGATCGAGCGCGACCCGTTCGTGGTCGGGCAGACGGTTGCGGCCCGAGACCTGCCAGGGGCCGGTCAGTCCCGGCGTGACCGCGAAGTAGGTCCCGAGGTCGGGACCGTACGCACTGAGCTCCGACGCCGACCAGCGTGGCCGCGGGCCCACCAGGCTCATGTCGCCGCGTAGGACGTTCAGCAGCTGGGGGAGCTCGTCGAGGCTGAGGACACGCAGGATCCTGCCGACCCGCGTCACCCGAGGGTCGTTGCGGAGCTTGCCGTGCTCCCGGAAGTGGTCGCGGTGATCGGGGTGGTCGAGCAGCGCCGTGATGCGCTCGTCGGCGCCGTCCACCATCGTCCGGAACTTCAGGATGTGGAACGAGCGCCCGCCTCGGCCGTAGCGACGCTGCCGGTAGAGCACCGGCCCGCGTGAGCTGAGCGCGACCAGGAGCGCGACGAGGAGCCCGAGCGGCAGCAGCACGACGA contains the following coding sequences:
- the hypD gene encoding hydrogenase formation protein HypD, giving the protein MRFVEEYRDPELARALAARIASLADPARHYKIMEVCGGHTHAIYRFGVHDFLPENVELVHGPGCPVCVIPMGRVDDAVVLAEQHVEVILTCFGDMMRVPGSHGSFLDANARGADIRMVYSPLDALRIARENPDRQVVFYAIGFETTAPSTALTLVRARREGIDNFSVICSHVTIIPAMKAILDSPDLRLDAFIGPGHVSTVIGCRPYEFVPREHGMPVVTAGFEPLDVLQSIEMIMAQLAEGRAEVENQYARIVPWDGNPRALGVMGEVFALRPYFEWRGLGSIAHSALRLSDAYADFDAEQRYEMPGVRVADPKSCQCGEVLKGVLKPWECKVFGTACTPETPIGTCMVSSEGACAAYYNYGRYAKKRLPVHA
- a CDS encoding HypC/HybG/HupF family hydrogenase formation chaperone — translated: MNRDVCITCGDVAMALTVIEVSQHDARCRADDGGEELVAIELVEPVVPGDRVLVHAQVALKKLTEGSDA
- a CDS encoding two pore domain potassium channel family protein — translated: MLIAGVALIAVVVYDAISTTLVANSAAGPLTARVGGGLWWLAKRIGAGPHSRIVAAAGPAILVTTILIWMSMLWVGWWLVFSADVDAVVATASGRPADGWDRVYFAGYTVFTLGVGDFRPSGRVWQFATGLSVANGLAMATLAITYSIPVVTAVTERRQQAATITGLGSTAQELLVSVWDGSSLRFLDAPLMSFAADINRTAQRHLTYPILHFFHSPDRSDEFALSVTALDEALTITITAVREDARPHAAAVKTARAAIGRLLGILETSFHDAAEHVPPAPDLTPLRAAGIPVVDDALFHDRLAVHDERRRILLGFATSSSWPWAGAVVTSVEPSSRAAGPRAQRPR
- a CDS encoding helix-turn-helix domain-containing protein, with the translated sequence MSPRTLDPTQLDPLCSLDDPTRRRLYEHVATAGTAVTRDAASAALDLDRSTVAYHLDKLVEEGLLIASFARPEGRGGPGAGRPAKRYERADAEFAVSLPPRDYRLAAELLARAAETDASGAVREAVHRAAAELGRELVADDGPDDVLERLTAQGYEPYDDDGVIRLRNCPFHRLATEHRDLVCGMNLAMLGAVVEAAGAPLEARLDPCEGRCCVAFVEPSPS
- the folE gene encoding GTP cyclohydrolase I FolE; amino-acid sequence: MAHRQLDGTDREGGGAPRVHARPIDIPKATAAVAELLDALGLDRSDEGLARTPARVARMFAELLTPETFRATTFPNDAGYDELVLVSDIRFTALCEHHLLPFRGVAHVGYLPGARIIGLSKLARLVEAHARRPQLQERMTTQIADWLREHVAPRGVGVVIDAEHLCMSIRGVRTAGARTVTSTLYGLVREDPAARQEFLTLTRRT
- a CDS encoding FAD-dependent oxidoreductase, which produces MPSSPTAIVVIGGGLAAATAVGTLRDEGHEGTITLVTEEPERPYERPPLSKKVLIGDDPPDVAYVHPANFYDEHGIALLTDDAATTIDRNARAVTTRSGRHLRYDRLLIATGAAPRRLPGNDLARVVTLRTMAEAMWLRDSLADVTHVTVVGAGWIGCEVAAAARTVGTDVTMVDPLQVPLQRVLGEHIGSVFAGLHHDHDVDLRLGVSVDEMRGDGHVAQVRLSDGSNLDTELVVVGIGVVPRTELAAQAGLDVRDGILVDASLATSDPRILAAGDVASAWHPRYGRNVRVEHWANALNQGRTAARNLLGAGDVYARLPYFFSDQYDLGLEFVGHTAEADDVVVRGDLDAREFTAFWTASDRVVAAMAVNTWGVVEDLEAIIDSAAPLDRRRLVDADIPLRELSPLAS
- a CDS encoding universal stress protein, with amino-acid sequence MTLGTTIVVPIANPSSIRRLLEMAAPIAAPDAGRVVPLTVLRPDADADERAHAWRGLADAEALGQELGISVRGRVIESSDVAKGVLEAMGELEATLVVMGWRGRSSTSNIFGVLIDTIVGRSAVPLAVVRLGTEPVRRIVLPVSADHLLPGGGRGLGLAAEIGRRLDAASPEPMTVLRTGPREVELPEEVERLADRVHHDPRRTDDAVGAFARPDDAVVAAVAPTVSGLRAATTHLAWSAPESTLVVAIDVGPTPQDGLASAVEGAGRPAPRQAEQPVGRTVRIVVTARMPDQSSTRADDLERVLRGAGATEHVMAWWPASDPHPHVRATVTVRASSVNAAMSAVMVAVHEAPAFRGAEISYDVDRASQL
- a CDS encoding sugar transferase, yielding MGELALVPPVAVIEDAEPQPLPLSKRVLDVAVGSVALVVLLPLGLLVALLVALSSRGPVLYRQRRYGRGGRSFHILKFRTMVDGADERITALLDHPDHRDHFREHGKLRNDPRVTRVGRILRVLSLDELPQLLNVLRGDMSLVGPRPRWSASELSAYGPDLGTYFAVTPGLTGPWQVSGRNRLPDHERVALDLDYARNPSVGRDVVLLLRTIPVLLWPVGRGAG